Proteins from a genomic interval of Medicago truncatula cultivar Jemalong A17 chromosome 3, MtrunA17r5.0-ANR, whole genome shotgun sequence:
- the LOC11444856 gene encoding WEB family protein At5g55860 — MVAKIRQTATGSPSPSLKPEVGEIDTSPPFQSVKDAVSLFGEGAFSGERPIHKKPKAYSAERVLAKETQLHVAEKELNKLKEQVKNAETTKAQALVELERAQRTVDDLTQKLKLITESRESAVKATEAAKSQAKQKYGESDGVNGAWKEELENAVQRYASIMTELDAAKQDLRKTRQEYDSSSDARVSAVKRTEEAENAMKENTERVSELSKEISAVKESIEQTKLAYVESQQQQALVLTEKDALRQSYKATLEQSKKKLLALKKEFNPEITKSLEAQLAETMNEIAALHTELENKRSSDLDSVKTVTSELDGAKESLQKVVDEENTLRSLVETLKVELENVKKEHSELKEKESELESTVGNLHVKLRKSKSELEACSADESKVRGASEEMILTLSRLTSETEEARREVEDMKNKTDELKKEAEATKLALEEAEKKLKEATEEAEAAKAAEASAIEQITVLTERTSARRASTSSESGAAMTISTEEFESLKRKVEESDKLADMKVDAAKAQVEAVKASENEVLKKLEATQKEIEDMKTATQEALKKAEMAEAAKRAVEGELRRWREREQKKAAEAAARILAETQMSSQSSPQHYRIQKQNVPPPRTTLEVKKLDKEKISVSKKINISGIFQRKKSNIVEDGSASYLPGENPV, encoded by the exons ATGGTCGCAAAAATCCGGCAAACTGCTACTGGCTCTCCCTCTCCCAGTCTAAAACCAGAGGTTGGAGAGATTGACACCAGCCCACCTTTTCAGTCCGTTAAAGATGCTGTGTCTCTATTTGGTGAAGGTGCTTTCTCTGGGGAAAGACCTATCCATAAGAAACCAAAAGCTTATTCTGCCGAG AGAGTTTTGGCCAAGGAGACGCAACTTCATGTAGCCGAAAAAGAGCTGAACAAGTTAAAGGAACAAGTAAAGAATGCTGAAACTACTAAGGCTCAAGCTCTTGTGGAGCTTGAAAGGGCCCAAAGGACAGTTGATGATTTGACACAGAAGCTAAAACTTATTACTGAATCTAGGGAGTCAGCAGTGAAGGCAACAGAAGCTGCAAAAAGTCAGGCAAAGCAAAAGTACGGCGAGTCTGATGGAGTAAACGGTGCCTGGAAAGAAGAGTTAGAAAATGCAGTTCAAAGGTATGCATCTATCATGACAGAACTTGATGCTGCTAAGCAAGATCTGAGAAAAACTCGTCAGGAATACGATTCATCCTCGGATGCTAGAGTGTCAGCTGTCAAGAGAACAGAAGAAGCTGAAAATGCAATGAAGGAAAACACAGAAAGAGTATCTGAGCTGTCAAAAGAAATTTCAGCTGTAAAGGAGTCAATTGAGCAAACAAAGCTAGCATATGTGGAATCGCAGCAACAGCAAGCATTGGTATTAACTGAAAAAGATGCTCTTAGACAATCCTACAAAGCTACCCTTGAACAATCCAAAAAGAAATTACttgctttgaaaaaggaatttaatCCCGAAATCACAAAAAGTCTTGAAGCACAGTTGGCCGagacaatgaatgaaattgcGGCTCTGCATACAGAACTGGAAAACAAAAGATCGTCTGACTTGGACTCTGTGAAAACTGTTACTTCGGAGCTTGATGGTGCGAAAGAATCACTGCAGAAAGTAGTAGATGAAGAAAACACTCTTCGAAGCTTGGTAGAGACTCTGAAGGTGGAACTAGAGAATGTAAAGAAAGAACATTCTgaattgaaggaaaaagagtCCGAATTGGAATCCACAGTTGGGAATCTGCATGTCAAACTCCGCAAAAGTAAGTCTGAGCTTGAAGCCTGTTCGGCCGATGAATCTAAGGTTAGAGGTGCATCTGAGGAAATGATCTTGACGCTGAGTCGGTTAACATCCGAAACTGAAGAAGCACGGCGGGAAGTAGAAGATATGAAGAACAAGACAGACGAGTTAAAGAAAGAAGCCGAAGCTACCAAGCTTGCATTAGAAGAAGCAGAGAAAAAACTGAAAGAGGCAACGGAAGAAGCAGAAGCAGCAAAAGCAGCTGAAGCTAGTGCAATCGAGCAGATTACAGTGCTAACCGAAAGGACTAGCGCAAGACGTGCATCTACATCGTCAGAATCTGGTGCTGCAATGACAATATCGACGGAGGAGTTCGAGTCGCTAAAACGGAAAGTCGAGGAATCCGATAAATTAGCTGACATGAAAGTGGATGCTGCCAAAGCACAGGTAGAAGCTGTGAAGGCTAGCGAAAACGAGGTTTTGAAAAAGTTGGAGGCAACTCAGAAGGAGATTGAAGATATGAAAACTGCAACACAGGAGGCCTTGAAAAAGGCCGAGATGGCCGAAGCAGCAAAGAGGGCAGTTGAGGGTGAGCTTCGAAGGTGGCGGGAGCGAGAACAGAAAAAAGCGGCAGAAGCTGCAGCTCGGATACTAGCCGAAACACAGATGTCATCGCAATCATCTCCTCAGCATTATAGGATTCAAAAGCAGAATGTTCCACCTCCTCGTACAACACTGGAAGTGAAGAAGTTAGATAAAGAGAAGATTTCGGTTTCGAAGAAAATCAACATTAGTGGTATCTTTCAGAGGAAGAAAAGTAATATTGTTGAGGATGGATCTGCTTCTTATTTGCCTGGTGAGAATCCTGTATAG
- the LOC11438028 gene encoding SEC14 cytosolic factor isoform X1 translates to MDAIKQLQSLMENVDEQQKIAFKNLHQGYPTEMLARFLKARDGNVAKAQKMLIDCLHWRVENEIDKVLAQKPIPADLYKPVRDSQLIGMSGYTKEGLPVIAVGVGLSTYDKASDKYYIQSHIQVNEYRDRVILPTATKKHGRYIGTCVKVLDMTGLKFSALNQLRLLTAISTIDDLNYPEKTDIYYIVNAPYVFSACWKVVKPLLQERTRKKIQVLQGCGKEELLKVMDYASLPHFCKKQDSKSSRHNASGSNTENCFSFNHVFHQQLYNYTKQQANFAESMSPMMRQGSFYVDIPEPDPDDAKIAKTIEVEFQKLENQNNGTIEVEFHKLEIQNNGFTNSRNGLAVNGH, encoded by the exons ATGGATGCAATTAAGCAGTTGCAGTCTTTGATGGAAAATG TTGATGAGCAACAGAAGATTGCATTCAAG AATCTGCATCAGGGCTATCCTACTGAAATGTTGGCCCGATTTCTCAAAGCTAGGGACGGGAATGTTGCCAAAGCTCAAAAAATG TTAATTGATTGTTTACATTGGAGAGTGGAAAATGAGATTGACAAAGTTTTAGCG CAGAAACCAATTCCTGCGGATTTGTACAAACCTGTGCGAGATTCTCAGCTCATAGGAATGTCCGGTTACACAAAAGAG GGCCTACCAGTCATCGCTGTTGGCGTTGGGCTCAGTACATATGACAAAGCATCT gacAAATACTATATACAGTCACACATCCAAGTGAATGAATATAGGGATCGCGTTATCTTG ccaACAGCTACAAAGAAGCATGGACGATATATTGGCACCTGTGTGAAAGTCTTGGATATGACTGGTTTGAAATTTTCAGCACTCAACCAGTTAAGG CTTTTGACAGCAATATCTACTATAGATGACTTGAACTACCCGGAAAAGACAGACATATACTATATTGTTAATGCACCATATGTATTCTCCGCGTGTTGGAAG GTTGTAAAGCCTCTTTTGCAAGaaagaacaagaaagaaaatCCAAGTGCTGCAAGGCTGTGGGAAGGAGGAATTACTCAAG GTAATGGACTATGCATCCCTCCCACACTTCTGCAAAAAACAAGATTCCAAGTCATCAAGACACAATGCATCCGGATCGAATACCGAAAACTGTTTCTCATTCAATCATGTTTTCCATCAACAACTCTATAACTACACAAAACAGCAAGCTAATTTTGCGGAATCAATGTCACCAATGATGAGACAAGGATCTTTCTATGTAGACATACCAGAGCCAGACCCTGATGATGCCAAAATAGCGAAAACCATTGAAGTTGAGTTTCAAAAATTGGAAAATCAGAATAATGGAACCATTGAAGTTGAGTTTCACAAATTGGAAATCCAGAATAATGGATTTACCAACTCAAGAAATGGTCTTGCAGTTAATGGACATTGA
- the LOC11444317 gene encoding DNA-directed RNA polymerases I and III subunit RPAC1: MSSSGDESMASEIDEQEQNGGRGIPDYIMNLEDVPSTLPTHLELQKTRVFCNLDAPQHTDTIQYSGAYAALGVDNSVRLDNFYQNFKVEVKRITDEEMEFDMIGIDPAVANAFRRILIAEVPTMAIERVYIANNTSLVQDEVLSHRLGLIPIDADPKLFEYPDDAGGENNEKNTIVFKQHVRCEKGQPRLTVKSDTLKWLPNGSELIAEGTKSAADPAPKTFTTFNQKSLPKFSKDPAPYNLDVIVAKLGPGQEIELEAHAVKGIGKTHAKWSPVATAWYRMLPEVVLTKDVKDELAEELVSKCPAKVFDIEDIGRGRKKAVVKNARACTLCRECIREADEGEEGGEGEKWTDRVSLRRVKDHFIFTIESTGAIPPDVLFTEAVKILEDKCERVITELS; encoded by the exons atgtcGTCGTCTGGAGATGAATCAATGGCATCGGAGATTGATGAACAAGAACAAAATGGAGGAAGAGGAATACCCGATTACATCATGAACTTAGAAGACGTTCCTTCAACGCTTCCCACTCATCTTGAACTTCAAAAAACTCGCGTTTTTTGCAATCTCGATGCTCCTCAACAT ACAGATACAATACAATATTCTGGTGCTTATGCAGCATTAGGAGTTGATAACAGTGTACGGTTGGATAATTTCTATCAAAATTTCAAGGTTGAAGTGAAACGCATCACGGATGAAGAAATGGAGTTTGACATGATTGGTATTGATCCAGCAGTTGCCAATGCTTTTCGACGAATTCTCATAGCAGag gttCCAACCATGGCTATTGAAAGAGTATACATAGCAAACAATACATCACTTGTACAAGACGAAGTTCTTTCCCATAGACTGGGTCTCATTCCTATCGATGCTGATCCCAAGCTATTTGAATATCCAG ATGATGCCGGAGGTGAAAACAATGAAAAGAACACCATTGTGTTCAAACAACATGTTCGTTGTGAAAAGGGTCAACCTCGTCTTACCG TGAAATCAGATACACTGAAGTGGTTGCCTAACGGGAGTGAGCTTATTGCTGAAGGTACCAAATCAGCTGCCGATCCAGCACCAAAAACATTTACGACTTTTAATCAAAAGTCACTTCCTAAATTCTCCAAAGATCCAGCTCCTTATAATTTGGATGTTATAGTAGCTAAACTTGGACCTGGTCAG GAAATCGAACTTGAAGCTCACGCTGTCAAAGGCATTGGTAAGACACATGCGAAATGGTCTCCGGTTGCTACTGCTTGGTATCGAATGCTTCCCGAG GTTGTGCTCACGAAAGATGTTAAGGATGAGTTGGCCGAAGAACTAGTAAGCAAATGTCCAGCTAAAGTATTTGATATAGAAGATATTGGAAGAG GTAGAAAAAAGGCTGTGGTAAAAAACGCGCGAGCATGCACTCTGTGTAGGGAATGCATAAGAGAAGCGGATGAAGGCGAAGAAGGAGGAGAAGGGGAAAAATGGACTGATCGTGTATCACTTCGTCGTGTCAAAGATCATTTCATTT TTACTATTGAATCAACTGGAGCAATACCACCGGATGTGCTATTTACTGAAGCTGTGAAGATTCTGGAAGATAAGTGCGAACGAGTGATTACGGAGCTTTCTTGA
- the LOC112420399 gene encoding chaperone protein dnaJ 20, chloroplastic-like has translation MRCYGLTIPGSDHRLITPTLPPSLSFRPTTIPMTRISFGASFPKLKATFNDGMAAEERSFYDLLGIPESGSLMDIKRAYKQLARKYHPDVSPPDRVKEYTKRFIQVQEAYETLSDPSRRIMYDRDMAIGIHLAFNACKCYNHSDQVSEQKGDWKSQLAGLQRRSDSKVAAENMSWAARVRQQRGEL, from the coding sequence atgcgTTGTTACGGCTTAACAATCCCTGGAAGCGATCATCGCTTAATCACACCAACACTACCTCCTTCACTATCCTTCCGACCCACCACCATACCCATGACCCGAATCTCATTCGGGGCATCCTTTCCAAAGCTTAAAGCCACCTTCAACGACGGCATGGCGGCGGAGGAACGGAGCTTCTACGATCTTCTTGGCATACCAGAATCCGGTTCATTGATGGATATCAAAAGAGCCTATAAACAACTTGCAAGAAAGTATCACCCGGATGTTTCACCACCGGATCGGGTCAAAGAGTATACCAAGAGGTTTATTCAGGTTCAGGAGGCGTATGAAACGTTGTCTGATCCTTCAAGGAGGATTATGTATGATAGAGATATGGCTATAGGGATTCATCTTGCTTTCAATGCTTGTAAATGCTATAATCATTCTGATCAGGTGAGTGAACAAAAGGGTGATTGGAAATCTCAACTCGCTGGCCTGCAGAGAAGAAGTGATAGCAAGGTTGCTGCTGAGAATATGTCATGGGCGGCTCGAGTGCGCCAGCAGAGGGGGGAATTGTGA
- the LOC11438028 gene encoding SEC14 cytosolic factor isoform X2, which yields MDAIKQLQSLMENVDEQQKIAFKNLHQGYPTEMLARFLKARDGNVAKAQKMLIDCLHWRVENEIDKVLAKPIPADLYKPVRDSQLIGMSGYTKEGLPVIAVGVGLSTYDKASDKYYIQSHIQVNEYRDRVILPTATKKHGRYIGTCVKVLDMTGLKFSALNQLRLLTAISTIDDLNYPEKTDIYYIVNAPYVFSACWKVVKPLLQERTRKKIQVLQGCGKEELLKVMDYASLPHFCKKQDSKSSRHNASGSNTENCFSFNHVFHQQLYNYTKQQANFAESMSPMMRQGSFYVDIPEPDPDDAKIAKTIEVEFQKLENQNNGTIEVEFHKLEIQNNGFTNSRNGLAVNGH from the exons ATGGATGCAATTAAGCAGTTGCAGTCTTTGATGGAAAATG TTGATGAGCAACAGAAGATTGCATTCAAG AATCTGCATCAGGGCTATCCTACTGAAATGTTGGCCCGATTTCTCAAAGCTAGGGACGGGAATGTTGCCAAAGCTCAAAAAATG TTAATTGATTGTTTACATTGGAGAGTGGAAAATGAGATTGACAAAGTTTTAGCG AAACCAATTCCTGCGGATTTGTACAAACCTGTGCGAGATTCTCAGCTCATAGGAATGTCCGGTTACACAAAAGAG GGCCTACCAGTCATCGCTGTTGGCGTTGGGCTCAGTACATATGACAAAGCATCT gacAAATACTATATACAGTCACACATCCAAGTGAATGAATATAGGGATCGCGTTATCTTG ccaACAGCTACAAAGAAGCATGGACGATATATTGGCACCTGTGTGAAAGTCTTGGATATGACTGGTTTGAAATTTTCAGCACTCAACCAGTTAAGG CTTTTGACAGCAATATCTACTATAGATGACTTGAACTACCCGGAAAAGACAGACATATACTATATTGTTAATGCACCATATGTATTCTCCGCGTGTTGGAAG GTTGTAAAGCCTCTTTTGCAAGaaagaacaagaaagaaaatCCAAGTGCTGCAAGGCTGTGGGAAGGAGGAATTACTCAAG GTAATGGACTATGCATCCCTCCCACACTTCTGCAAAAAACAAGATTCCAAGTCATCAAGACACAATGCATCCGGATCGAATACCGAAAACTGTTTCTCATTCAATCATGTTTTCCATCAACAACTCTATAACTACACAAAACAGCAAGCTAATTTTGCGGAATCAATGTCACCAATGATGAGACAAGGATCTTTCTATGTAGACATACCAGAGCCAGACCCTGATGATGCCAAAATAGCGAAAACCATTGAAGTTGAGTTTCAAAAATTGGAAAATCAGAATAATGGAACCATTGAAGTTGAGTTTCACAAATTGGAAATCCAGAATAATGGATTTACCAACTCAAGAAATGGTCTTGCAGTTAATGGACATTGA